A single genomic interval of Halomonas sp. GT harbors:
- a CDS encoding FKBP-type peptidyl-prolyl cis-trans isomerase, with the protein MKALFSSTALASLLLVAPFAAAAPETDEQRLAYSLGVTLGESMQADIEDLDLDTFTDGMRDVFDGKELALSEEEMMEALVAFQERSMAEREQEAAEIAQLNLEEGQAYLAENAEREEVEVTESGLQYEVLESGDGATPGAEDTVEVNYEGMLLDGTVFDSSFERGQPVSFQVNQVIEGWQEALQLMSVGDSWMLYIPAELAYGEGGQGPIGPNEMLTFRVELLGVE; encoded by the coding sequence ATGAAAGCATTGTTTTCTTCCACCGCCTTGGCGAGTTTGTTACTGGTTGCTCCTTTTGCTGCAGCGGCGCCTGAAACCGACGAACAGCGTCTTGCCTATAGCTTAGGCGTCACTCTAGGCGAGAGCATGCAGGCTGATATTGAAGACCTCGATCTAGATACATTTACGGACGGCATGCGCGATGTCTTTGATGGCAAGGAGTTGGCGTTAAGCGAAGAAGAAATGATGGAGGCGCTGGTCGCTTTCCAAGAGCGTTCTATGGCGGAGCGCGAGCAAGAAGCCGCTGAAATTGCTCAGCTTAATCTAGAGGAAGGCCAGGCTTACCTAGCGGAAAATGCTGAGCGTGAAGAAGTTGAAGTGACTGAATCTGGCTTGCAGTATGAAGTGCTTGAGTCCGGCGACGGCGCAACTCCAGGCGCAGAAGACACCGTAGAAGTGAATTATGAAGGCATGCTGCTGGATGGCACCGTATTCGACAGTTCCTTTGAGCGCGGTCAGCCGGTGAGTTTCCAGGTAAACCAGGTCATCGAAGGCTGGCAGGAGGCGCTTCAACTGATGAGCGTAGGCGATAGCTGGATGCTATATATCCCTGCTGAGCTGGCGTATGGGGAAGGTGGTCAAGGCCCGATTGGCCCGAATGAGATGCTGACGTTCCGCGTTGAACTGTTAGGCGTTGAGTAA
- a CDS encoding SCO family protein, whose translation MAAKPNNRKALWLGLVLILVLLTISAIGLYQFAFQPNSDDVTGGPIEMPSTQGDFSLSQLDKDDIAIVSFGYTYCPDVCPMNQAVKRQALAQLSDAQRERVVPIMITVDPERDTLPRMEEYMQFFGDAFIGLVGSQEQLEDVAARYGVIWRRVEAPDSAMAYTIDHSASLFLVNRKGEILQRVLYSPAPHGLVSALENELDS comes from the coding sequence ATGGCCGCTAAACCAAACAATCGTAAAGCACTCTGGCTAGGACTAGTGCTGATACTTGTCTTGCTGACCATTTCGGCTATCGGCCTTTACCAGTTTGCCTTCCAGCCTAACAGTGACGACGTGACGGGGGGGCCGATAGAAATGCCCTCTACCCAAGGTGATTTCTCTCTCTCCCAGCTAGATAAAGACGACATTGCGATTGTTTCATTTGGCTACACCTACTGCCCAGATGTTTGCCCAATGAATCAGGCCGTTAAACGCCAGGCATTGGCCCAGCTAAGCGACGCACAGCGCGAACGCGTGGTGCCGATAATGATAACGGTTGACCCTGAACGCGATACGCTGCCACGCATGGAAGAGTATATGCAGTTCTTTGGTGATGCGTTTATCGGCTTGGTGGGCAGTCAAGAGCAGCTTGAAGATGTAGCAGCACGCTATGGCGTTATTTGGCGGCGAGTAGAGGCACCCGATTCAGCCATGGCCTACACCATTGACCATAGCGCTTCGCTTTTCTTGGTTAACCGTAAAGGTGAGATTTTGCAGAGAGTGCTCTACTCCCCAGCACCACACGGCTTAGTGTCAGCGCTGGAGAATGAACTAGATAGCTAG
- a CDS encoding universal stress protein, protein MFNRILIPVDGSKGAIKALDKAVGLHMLTGAELYLLCVFKHHSLLEASLSMVRPNKLDLPDDALKEYATEIAVHAKSYAIEMGADSARIRAFVKGGRPSRTIVRFARKRECDLIVIGAQGTNGEKNLLLGSVSQRVAGAAHCPTLVV, encoded by the coding sequence ATGTTTAATCGCATTTTAATTCCCGTAGATGGCTCAAAAGGGGCGATTAAGGCGCTGGATAAAGCGGTTGGCCTGCATATGCTTACCGGTGCAGAGCTTTATTTGCTGTGTGTCTTTAAGCACCACAGCTTATTGGAAGCATCGCTTTCCATGGTGCGGCCGAATAAACTTGATTTGCCCGATGATGCACTGAAAGAGTACGCCACGGAAATTGCAGTCCACGCCAAGTCCTATGCCATAGAGATGGGGGCGGACAGCGCGCGAATAAGGGCGTTTGTGAAAGGCGGGCGCCCCTCACGAACCATTGTGCGCTTTGCCCGTAAACGGGAGTGCGATTTAATCGTGATTGGTGCTCAAGGAACCAACGGCGAGAAGAACTTGTTGTTGGGCAGTGTCTCCCAACGGGTGGCGGGTGCGGCACACTGTCCCACATTGGTCGTTTAA
- a CDS encoding prolyl oligopeptidase family serine peptidase yields MIRSAVSTSCLVGALLLLGSTVVQAEAEDVPGDLPALSAASDHASVVGVSSGGYMAAQLAVAWPERFSGVGVLAAGPWSCAQGALSLALNQCMSTRRGLPSLDELDRRRERYESLEQVGERDALSQLRAYVWHGDEDDTVSPELGSLLAEQWQRWLASSEQLRFVSSENTGHGWPIKLPKQASASPQALGGCRQGGGSHVLACDENVAGDMLSWLYPEREANASEGEVIAFDQSEYAVKGLADVGYLFIPEACEAGGCPVTIALHGCQMSVEAIGDTFVRHSGLNRWAADHGQVVLYPQAESSMANPQGCWDWWGFAESTWQLNPLHDTRDGTQARALMAMLDHLQSTP; encoded by the coding sequence ATGATACGTTCCGCCGTTTCTACATCTTGCCTTGTTGGCGCGCTTTTACTGTTAGGCAGCACGGTTGTTCAGGCTGAAGCAGAGGACGTGCCTGGTGATTTACCTGCACTCAGCGCAGCGAGCGATCATGCTAGCGTGGTAGGTGTCTCTTCTGGCGGCTACATGGCTGCACAGTTGGCGGTTGCTTGGCCAGAGCGCTTTAGTGGCGTAGGTGTATTAGCGGCGGGGCCTTGGAGCTGTGCCCAGGGCGCGCTCAGTTTGGCCCTTAACCAGTGTATGAGCACTCGCCGGGGGTTGCCTTCCTTGGATGAGCTGGATCGTCGGCGCGAGCGTTACGAGTCACTTGAGCAGGTGGGTGAGCGCGACGCGTTAAGCCAACTGCGTGCCTATGTATGGCACGGTGATGAAGATGACACGGTGTCTCCTGAGCTGGGTAGCTTGTTGGCAGAACAGTGGCAGCGCTGGCTGGCATCTTCTGAGCAGCTGCGTTTCGTAAGCAGTGAGAACACAGGTCATGGCTGGCCCATAAAATTGCCGAAGCAGGCCAGTGCTAGCCCCCAGGCACTTGGTGGCTGTCGCCAGGGCGGGGGCAGTCATGTGCTTGCCTGTGATGAGAATGTGGCTGGCGATATGCTTTCATGGCTTTACCCTGAGCGTGAGGCTAATGCTAGCGAGGGCGAAGTGATTGCCTTTGATCAGTCGGAGTACGCGGTTAAAGGCTTGGCTGATGTGGGGTATCTATTTATTCCCGAGGCGTGTGAAGCGGGAGGGTGCCCTGTCACAATAGCTTTGCATGGTTGTCAAATGAGCGTTGAAGCCATTGGCGATACGTTTGTACGTCACAGTGGTTTGAACCGTTGGGCAGCAGACCATGGACAAGTGGTGTTGTACCCACAGGCGGAAAGTAGCATGGCTAATCCGCAGGGGTGCTGGGATTGGTGGGGCTTTGCCGAAAGTACGTGGCAACTCAATCCGTTGCATGACACGCGTGATGGCACTCAAGCCAGAGCGCTAATGGCAATGCTTGATCACCTACAAAGCACACCTTAA